The sequence CAACGATAATTGCGGATGAAAGGATTGTGCATGTATGTGGGGCATACAAGCCACCTGCAACAATGTATAACACATTTAAAGTTGGATgaaaatgatgacaaaaataaatGGAGAAAAGTTGTGTTAAAGTAGCAGGGTCAGTCAGCCCAAGGTTAAAATCATCCTACtgatttttcaaaagaattgaaTATATTCATCTGCGAAGCACTCCCACATATGTCCATAAAATGGATTAATTAACACTGGCATGATCACTTTAACACGAAGAGAATGTCAGTCATCTGAGCATGTGCATcactaaatttcaaaataaataagaaaaaggtAGACACTATACAGGATACTATCACTCAAAACAAAACCACATCCATTTGACATTTTGCATCAATATATAGTAACCTTCGTCGGTGCCTGGTGTGGTGGAATAAATGGAAGGACTCTAATTGGACAGAACTTTGCCATCATGTACATTTCCCTTTCATGACAATTCCTTCAAGAATCCCATCAGTGCCAAAATTACCTGAAAATTGATGTGGATCAACAGGGCCAGGCAGCTGGAATGAGATGGAGAATCGGCCCGGTGGACAAAGGTTGTGAGTTTGCATTTCAAATACCTGAGAGTACCGGGATACAGTATTCTCTCCAGTTGTAGTTACTCCAGATATCAACACTTTACCATCAGTGCCAACCTCACAGCTGAATTCCCCTGCAGTCATAAATTCAAGCAGTACTTTAGTAATCACTCAGTAGTGAGATCTCTGGGGCACCATGTGCAGAAACAATTAAAAGAGTTGTAACTCCCAGTCCTCCCCCCAAACAACAGTAGGATtagcaacaaaaaatatatttttagggcCAAGTTGGCATACATAAGCATTGGTTACCACATTTAAAAGTGTCATTGACCATAGCCAAAAACATACAAttacaaaaaatgaatataataagCTTCCAAAAGTGTAGATTCCttctaaagaaaaaaacaagtggacccctttatatatatagattccTTTTCAGCCGGCATGGAACTTTGAataactttatttcatcaatcatAATCTTTTAGCAGAAAAATTTACAACATAAACACCAATGAGACATTCCTAAAACGCAGGCAGCAGGTACATATGGCATAAAACCTCAGAATCTGAGTTAAATGAATGGCAATTATATTATAGATGAATCCTTTGCAATTGACACTGATTCACTGAACAAGAAACTTACTTTCATCCCTCTTCACTCCTGGAAGAGACAAGCGAAACAGGTACGCATCTTCACACTCTCCAATGTCCACAAGCCCCATGGTTGGCCCAATCCCCCCCATAGCCACAGTTCCGGTCAATGCAAAACCATTCTTGGTAGCAGCCACAATATCAGACCATTCCTTCTTAGAAGGCCGCGAAGGAAGGAACAACATAGCCGGCCCAACCTTATCAGGATCACTCTCATCATCTTCAGTATCCATGAAATCATACATCACATTAGTACCGCCACCACGACACGTGGTGCCGTCACTCGTGGATGCAACAACATTCACACGATCCTGAAGCTCAGAAGAACCAGCACCACCACAGGACTCAACATTACCATCAGGCTCAACCTTCCCCTCTGAAATGGTACTGTTACTCGGAACACGATTGTTGTTATCAAAACAAGTACCCAATTGCAACCTGGCAACATCTCTGTCCACATGCAACTCCTGCACACCACTCAGCCTCTTGAACCTCTCAACATCCTCAGACCTAATATAGAAGCTATCAGGGTTATTAATAAACACAACATTATCAATAACTTTGTGCTTGTTTTTTAAGCGGTACTGAGGATGAAACCCAGGAGGGAACAACTCAGGAAATTGAGGGTAATTGTTGTTTCCATTTCCATCTCCACCCTGTGCTTGGCCATGGAAGAAACGGCGCAAAGAGGTTAAGTTGAGGATGAGTGATTTATCAGTGTTCCTGAGAATGTAATAGTAGACACGCTCCAATTCCACCACTTCGATGCAAGAATGAGTTAGTTGCTCCAATGTGTAAGGAGGAAGCCCCTCCGCAACTCTTTGCAAGATTGATTTTTTGGTGGCTTCGCCTTTGATGTCGGGGCCCAAGTAGGTTCCCATGATGAAGTACAGTAAAAAACATCGATCGTCGTTTTCTAGGTCAGCCTCAGAAACCATCGAACAAAATACAACAACACTcggtttttctctctctctctctctctctctctctcttttgtttttttacaatgGCAGCAACCAACGAAGCTCGAACCTAGGAGCTCACGATTTTTAAGTGATTTGGTTGATGTCACCAAAAATGGAGCTGCAATTTGTAATGCAACAAAATTTGAGTCGTGCACGATTATTTAGAGTATTTATACATTGACCCTGACCGGGGTCATTGCGTAAATAACGTAAAAATGGACCTGCAATTTGTTTTGAAGAGTGAAATTGTAATGCAACAAAAATTTTGAAGATTAAAATAGAAAGGGAAGGAGAGTTAAGAGACACTCAGATTCACCTGAAGACGCAATCCAATGGCGCTGGTAGTGACACTCAGATTCACAGAGTGACATGGATAGGCATAGCATAGAGAAGGAACGAAGGAGTTAAGAGACACAGAGCGTGCAACGTTGCTGCTATTGCAATTGGGGCTGCCTCAACTCAATTTGGGCTTGGGCACGGTGCAACTTGCATGCACCCCACTCTTGGAGGGTTACTCACCCTTTTCACTAATTAATACAaactactaatttttttttttgtttttaacaaaataataatttttacaaatttctctcaaattatatttatactgCTGAGTAATAGTTATCCATATAATTACTTTCACTTCAACCGATATAGGATAGGTTCTTATATTTGATTGAGTTTAGAGAGGATATTTTGTGAGATAAGTAACTTTTTCATATcaataatattaatcattagTATTCTTATTTTGTTAGTTGAGGACTCAAActtgtaatcttttttttttatcattagacCAACGTTATATCTTATGTGAGATAAGTAACTTATATGATAGTTTTACAAAGATTATACaggaatatattttttcaatttgaataaaaaaagaattataataagttatatcaacaatttgtatgataattttacatactattatataaaaaaaaatattacattgggagatccttgtattataaactTTGCATTTCATTTGTGTTATCTAGCAGATGGATGGCAAATAAATTTGGAGTAAATAGATACAAAAATATCTtcgataaataaaaattacgtaGTAAATACTACTAAATGAAGTAGGTTTAAATCTAAGTATAAACATTCACCTATAAGTTTTCATGGATAGCAGTTATAACTTCCAAATATATTAGTACAATTTACAACTCATCCCTTCCTCGACATGTTACTTTAGTATATTAAATTTGAAGTTAATGTAAATTGATATAAGCAATTAATGATATGAAGTTAActctcatcttttttttttttatgaatatgagtttaattttctttttcatctttgttTAGTGGGTatctttttttagaaaaatttaataCGCTTAAAGGCAAGTTAGGTCTTTAATAATAATCTTAAGGTAAataatcacttttatttttaaatgtgtaaTTCGTTGATAAATTTGaaggatgaaaatacaaaaatctaATTCTCggaagtgtaaaaagtgcgacaaatatatttaGTCGTTAACTTCGGtccgtcaccgttaataaaacaGCCTACGAGGTACAGAGGAATAAATTTATCAGtaaaatgattgtcaacgtgGTTATATCTAACTGTCAGCATAAagacatatttttaatataatatttttttatttttcgtctTCACACTCCGCTGACAAATGTgtcctgaaaaatgaaaatacaaaatttagtccccgaaagtgtaaaaagtacaacaaatatatccaaacgttaatagtagattgtgactaattattataatttgaaaaaatttataataattgcgacaattttttttaaagaaacttgtaaattaaattgagtataaaagaaaaaagaatactcattttataaactataaataatttttttacactttcatgCTTGATGAAAGGTTCaagtaaaaaatgtttattgtctaacattatagttaaattaaattcatgaataatttttagggaaaattataattgcaatgacacttttaatttataaaaaaactctcACCTcctttgaaatgattttttaaatgatcaattaataaaaaataattgtgtatgatttaaaaaaaataaaaatcaacaaatttttattataatttgtattttgataTCATTGCATATACTAACcaacattcatattttattatgaaaatttataaataaataaataaatagtgtttgactaaacaaaaacaatggTTTTCTTATCGTTTtacagtaaattttttttttgttttgttgatagcatttattcaagagttaacaaccaaatgattattttttttatagttgaagaaaagtaagaagaattcaccacaacaataaaaattcacttccattgataatattttatgtatgtCTCAATCGTTgatgaaacttaaaaattacattACTGAAACATACACTTACTGGTGTGGTATAGCTCTCTCAActttttttcacaataattataattttttaaaaactataataattagtcacaatctatcATTAACGTCcgaatatatttgtcacactttttacattttcggagactaaattttgtattttcatcttttagggacaCATTTGTCAACGGAGTGAAAagacgaaaagtaaaaaaatattatatgacaaatatgtccttATGCTGACAATTAGAGATGACCACGTTGACAATTATTTCAGTAGTGACAAATTCGTCCCTCTGTGCCACGCAAcctattttattaatggtggCGGACGAGTTTTAACGGttggatatatttgtcgcattttttacacttttggagactaaattttatattttcatctttcaagaacGTATTTATCAGCAAATTACACATctagaaacaaaaatattatttaaccaTAATCTTAATATCATGTCTTACTCGATAGTACTAAGAATACTTTCCcgttttatcattatttaatataaaaaagtatgtttttttactgcactataaaaagtatgtttaatttaaaataaaaaaaaagtt comes from Glycine soja cultivar W05 chromosome 20, ASM419377v2, whole genome shotgun sequence and encodes:
- the LOC114402734 gene encoding increased DNA methylation 2-like isoform X1, coding for MVSEADLENDDRCFLLYFIMGTYLGPDIKGEATKKSILQRVAEGLPPYTLEQLTHSCIEVVELERVYYYILRNTDKSLILNLTSLRRFFHGQAQGGDGNGNNNYPQFPELFPPGFHPQYRLKNKHKVIDNVVFINNPDSFYIRSEDVERFKRLSGVQELHVDRDVARLQLGTCFDNNNRVPSNSTISEGKVEPDGNVESCGGAGSSELQDRVNVVASTSDGTTCRGGGTNVMYDFMDTEDDESDPDKVGPAMLFLPSRPSKKEWSDIVAATKNGFALTGTVAMGGIGPTMGLVDIGECEDAYLFRLSLPGVKRDEREFSCEVGTDGKVLISGVTTTGENTVSRYSQVFEMQTHNLCPPGRFSISFQLPGPVDPHQFSGNFGTDGILEGIVMKGKCT
- the LOC114402734 gene encoding increased DNA methylation 2-like isoform X2, yielding MVSEADLENDDRCFLLYFIMGTYLGPDIKGEATKKSILQRVAEGLPPYTLEQLTHSCIEVVELERVYYYILRNTDKSLILNLTSLRRFFHGQAQGGDGNGNNNYPQFPELFPPGFHPQYRLKNKHKVIDNVVFINNPDSFYIRSEDVERFKRLSGVQELHVDRDVARLQLGTCFDNNNRVPSNSTISEGKVEPDGNVESCGGAGSSELQDRVNVVASTSDGTTCRGGGTNVMYDFMDTEDDESDPDKVGPAMLFLPSRPSKKEWSDIVAATKNGFALTGTVAMGGIGPTMGLVDIGECEDAYLFRLSLPGVKRDEREFSCEVGTDGKVLISGVTTTGENTVSRYSQVILALMGFLKELS